In one Phyllostomus discolor isolate MPI-MPIP mPhyDis1 chromosome 8, mPhyDis1.pri.v3, whole genome shotgun sequence genomic region, the following are encoded:
- the SH3GL1 gene encoding endophilin-A2 isoform X1: MSVAGLKKQFYKASQLVSEKVGGAEGTKLDDDFKEMEKKVDVTSKAVVEVLARTIEYLQPNPASRAKLTMLNTVSKIRGQVKNPGYPQSEGLLGECMIRHGKELGGESNFGDALLDAGESMKCLAEVKDALDIEVKQNFIDPLQNLCDKDLKEIQHHLKKLEGRRLDFDYKKKRQGKIPDEELRQALEKFEESKEVAETSMHNLLETDIEQVSQLSALVDAQLEYHRQAVQILDELASKLKRRMRDASSRPKREYKPKPRETFDLGEPEQSNGGFPCAPAPKITAASSSFRSSDKPVRTPSRSMPPLDQPSCKALYDFEPENDGELGFHEGDIITLTNQIDENWYEGMLHGQSGFFPLSYVEVLVPLPQ; the protein is encoded by the exons ttGGTCAGTGAGAAGGTCGGAGGGGCTGAAGGGACCAAGCTTGACGATGACTTCAAAGAGATGGAGAAG AAGGTGGACGTTACCAGCAAGGCTGTGGTGGAAGTCCTGGCCAGAACCATTGAATACCTGCAGCCCAACCCAG CCTCAAGGGCCAAGCTGACAATGCTCAACACCGTGTCCAAGATCCGCGGGCAGGTGAAGAACCCTGGCTACCCACAGTCGGAGGGCCTGCTGGGCGAGTGCATGATCCGCCACGGGAAGGAGCTGGGTGGCGAGTCCAACTTCG GCGACGCCCTGCTGGATGCAGGGGAGTCCATGAAGTGCCTGGCCGAGGTGAAGGACGCCCTGGATATAGAGGTCAAGCAGAACTTCATCGATCCCCTCCAGAACCTGTGCGACAAAGACCTGAAGGAGATCCAG caccaccTGAAGAAGCTGGAGGGTCGCCGCCTGGACTTTGACTACAAGAAGAAGAGGCAGGGCAAGATCCCTGATGAGGAGCTGCGCCAGGCCCTGGAGAAGTTCGAAGAGTCCAAGGAGGTGGCTGAGACCAGCATGCACAACCTCCTGGAGACTGAC ATTGAGCAGGTGAGCCAGCTCTCTGCCCTGGTGGACGCCCAGCTGGAGTACCACCGGCAGGCCGTGCAGATCCTGGACGAGCTGGCCAGCAAGCTCAAGCGAAG GATGCGGGACGCCTCCTCGCGCCCTAAGCGCGAGTACAAGCCCAAGCCCCGGGAGACCTTCGACCTCGGCGAGCCCGAGCAGTCCAACGGGGGCTTCCCCTGCGCACCGGCCCCCAAGATCACAG CAGCTTCGTCATCTTTCCGATCTTCCGACAAGCCCGTCCGGACCCCCAGCAGGAGCATGC CGCCCCTGGACCAGCCGAGCTGCAAAGCGCTATACGACTTTGAGCCCGAGAATGATGGGGAGCTGGGCTTCCACGAGGGTGACATCATCACACTGACCAACCAGATTGACGAGAACTGGTACGAGGGCATGCTCCACGGCCAGTCGGGCTTCTTCCCCCTCAGCTATGTGGAGGTGCTGGTGCCCCTGCCTCAGTGA
- the SH3GL1 gene encoding endophilin-A2 isoform X3, with product MEKKVDVTSKAVVEVLARTIEYLQPNPASRAKLTMLNTVSKIRGQVKNPGYPQSEGLLGECMIRHGKELGGESNFGDALLDAGESMKCLAEVKDALDIEVKQNFIDPLQNLCDKDLKEIQHHLKKLEGRRLDFDYKKKRQGKIPDEELRQALEKFEESKEVAETSMHNLLETDIEQVSQLSALVDAQLEYHRQAVQILDELASKLKRRMRDASSRPKREYKPKPRETFDLGEPEQSNGGFPCAPAPKITAASSSFRSSDKPVRTPSRSMPPLDQPSCKALYDFEPENDGELGFHEGDIITLTNQIDENWYEGMLHGQSGFFPLSYVEVLVPLPQ from the exons ATGGAGAAG AAGGTGGACGTTACCAGCAAGGCTGTGGTGGAAGTCCTGGCCAGAACCATTGAATACCTGCAGCCCAACCCAG CCTCAAGGGCCAAGCTGACAATGCTCAACACCGTGTCCAAGATCCGCGGGCAGGTGAAGAACCCTGGCTACCCACAGTCGGAGGGCCTGCTGGGCGAGTGCATGATCCGCCACGGGAAGGAGCTGGGTGGCGAGTCCAACTTCG GCGACGCCCTGCTGGATGCAGGGGAGTCCATGAAGTGCCTGGCCGAGGTGAAGGACGCCCTGGATATAGAGGTCAAGCAGAACTTCATCGATCCCCTCCAGAACCTGTGCGACAAAGACCTGAAGGAGATCCAG caccaccTGAAGAAGCTGGAGGGTCGCCGCCTGGACTTTGACTACAAGAAGAAGAGGCAGGGCAAGATCCCTGATGAGGAGCTGCGCCAGGCCCTGGAGAAGTTCGAAGAGTCCAAGGAGGTGGCTGAGACCAGCATGCACAACCTCCTGGAGACTGAC ATTGAGCAGGTGAGCCAGCTCTCTGCCCTGGTGGACGCCCAGCTGGAGTACCACCGGCAGGCCGTGCAGATCCTGGACGAGCTGGCCAGCAAGCTCAAGCGAAG GATGCGGGACGCCTCCTCGCGCCCTAAGCGCGAGTACAAGCCCAAGCCCCGGGAGACCTTCGACCTCGGCGAGCCCGAGCAGTCCAACGGGGGCTTCCCCTGCGCACCGGCCCCCAAGATCACAG CAGCTTCGTCATCTTTCCGATCTTCCGACAAGCCCGTCCGGACCCCCAGCAGGAGCATGC CGCCCCTGGACCAGCCGAGCTGCAAAGCGCTATACGACTTTGAGCCCGAGAATGATGGGGAGCTGGGCTTCCACGAGGGTGACATCATCACACTGACCAACCAGATTGACGAGAACTGGTACGAGGGCATGCTCCACGGCCAGTCGGGCTTCTTCCCCCTCAGCTATGTGGAGGTGCTGGTGCCCCTGCCTCAGTGA
- the SH3GL1 gene encoding endophilin-A2 isoform X2, translated as MSVAGLKKQFYKASQLVSEKVGGAEGTKLDDDFKEMEKKVDVTSKAVVEVLARTIEYLQPNPASRAKLTMLNTVSKIRGQVKNPGYPQSEGLLGECMIRHGKELGGESNFGDALLDAGESMKCLAEVKDALDIEVKQNFIDPLQNLCDKDLKEIQHHLKKLEGRRLDFDYKKKRQGKIPDEELRQALEKFEESKEVAETSMHNLLETDIEQVSQLSALVDAQLEYHRQAVQILDELASKLKRRMRDASSRPKREYKPKPRETFDLGEPEQSNGGFPCAPAPKITASSSFRSSDKPVRTPSRSMPPLDQPSCKALYDFEPENDGELGFHEGDIITLTNQIDENWYEGMLHGQSGFFPLSYVEVLVPLPQ; from the exons ttGGTCAGTGAGAAGGTCGGAGGGGCTGAAGGGACCAAGCTTGACGATGACTTCAAAGAGATGGAGAAG AAGGTGGACGTTACCAGCAAGGCTGTGGTGGAAGTCCTGGCCAGAACCATTGAATACCTGCAGCCCAACCCAG CCTCAAGGGCCAAGCTGACAATGCTCAACACCGTGTCCAAGATCCGCGGGCAGGTGAAGAACCCTGGCTACCCACAGTCGGAGGGCCTGCTGGGCGAGTGCATGATCCGCCACGGGAAGGAGCTGGGTGGCGAGTCCAACTTCG GCGACGCCCTGCTGGATGCAGGGGAGTCCATGAAGTGCCTGGCCGAGGTGAAGGACGCCCTGGATATAGAGGTCAAGCAGAACTTCATCGATCCCCTCCAGAACCTGTGCGACAAAGACCTGAAGGAGATCCAG caccaccTGAAGAAGCTGGAGGGTCGCCGCCTGGACTTTGACTACAAGAAGAAGAGGCAGGGCAAGATCCCTGATGAGGAGCTGCGCCAGGCCCTGGAGAAGTTCGAAGAGTCCAAGGAGGTGGCTGAGACCAGCATGCACAACCTCCTGGAGACTGAC ATTGAGCAGGTGAGCCAGCTCTCTGCCCTGGTGGACGCCCAGCTGGAGTACCACCGGCAGGCCGTGCAGATCCTGGACGAGCTGGCCAGCAAGCTCAAGCGAAG GATGCGGGACGCCTCCTCGCGCCCTAAGCGCGAGTACAAGCCCAAGCCCCGGGAGACCTTCGACCTCGGCGAGCCCGAGCAGTCCAACGGGGGCTTCCCCTGCGCACCGGCCCCCAAGATCACAG CTTCGTCATCTTTCCGATCTTCCGACAAGCCCGTCCGGACCCCCAGCAGGAGCATGC CGCCCCTGGACCAGCCGAGCTGCAAAGCGCTATACGACTTTGAGCCCGAGAATGATGGGGAGCTGGGCTTCCACGAGGGTGACATCATCACACTGACCAACCAGATTGACGAGAACTGGTACGAGGGCATGCTCCACGGCCAGTCGGGCTTCTTCCCCCTCAGCTATGTGGAGGTGCTGGTGCCCCTGCCTCAGTGA